One Roseimaritima multifibrata DNA window includes the following coding sequences:
- a CDS encoding serine/threonine protein kinase — protein MRTQYTHATDCSTCSAMVAVRPHQIGCVGVCPACGESILVNAIRPLERSDREIAGVISSVSKTGIRSFDSSSGTALGDSTSRFSEGTSIGRYLLKEKLGEGGFGEVWRASDQSLHREVAIKIPRFQQNDIKRQRRFAAEAKASAGLRHPNIVPIFDADEVNGQAYIATEFVRGIPLSKVNENRPAPMTWTIEVIAKLADALHYSHEQAIVHRDIKPDNVLIDRGGEPQLLDFGLAKNIEDDGSQTIDGTVLGTPAYMAPEQARGEIQQIGPQSDQYSLGVVMFRLLTGRTPFTGSPMVVLQQINQGVTPSLGSGPLSFPSDLISICNKARAKNPKDRYSSCGEFASDCRRFLAGLPVAARPLGPLALTVRWARSNRREACLAAACLIVGPLLLAISLIGWSTATKHAAAAAQLETQTREETQRILDLEQRLERRVEEAARARDASDEAKIREQQARQDLEQETERLAAAIRKVEAANKENLESQTALSDEQQIVQDLQSKIVTVKQQVKDAVNHPPPMVQRKSTKEANGPADIKHQVTEPLNTNPNRMPPFNPEAIWVQCYWKGQVVSLRFAGMVRYRTQPIGTYVWRGKAKADTPVISDISYRSDGSSVICWSNRGTTEMGIGTHDNSLGVQTVVPVHHEPQAKLANVKSGAFSSKSISGVAVSENHTYFSFGSGKPNAIIRYDAVQKEFFLLRRIERNCEIDIYGHDPDGLYSIYSNHIERFQISRTYTNIAPPSQTFKIAVQEYKILSAELIESEKLILTVYDSAYGSERMTLLLDLKEKKFKRFKLPLHGIAQTPTGNLVADNGQSLLTLFD, from the coding sequence ATGCGCACCCAATACACTCACGCAACGGACTGTTCAACTTGCTCGGCAATGGTCGCGGTTCGCCCACACCAGATCGGTTGTGTTGGTGTCTGCCCAGCCTGCGGCGAATCGATTCTAGTTAACGCCATTCGCCCGCTCGAACGATCCGATCGCGAGATCGCTGGCGTCATATCTTCCGTTTCGAAAACGGGTATCCGGTCATTCGACAGCAGCAGTGGCACCGCCCTGGGCGATTCAACAAGTCGTTTCAGCGAAGGCACTTCGATCGGCCGCTATCTACTGAAAGAAAAACTTGGTGAAGGCGGATTTGGCGAAGTTTGGCGAGCGAGCGATCAATCGCTTCACCGTGAAGTGGCGATCAAGATACCAAGATTTCAGCAAAACGATATTAAACGACAGCGTCGATTCGCAGCCGAAGCCAAAGCCTCCGCAGGTTTGCGTCATCCCAATATCGTTCCGATTTTTGACGCCGACGAAGTCAACGGGCAAGCGTACATTGCGACCGAGTTTGTTCGCGGCATCCCGCTGTCAAAGGTCAACGAAAATCGTCCGGCCCCCATGACATGGACGATTGAAGTAATCGCCAAACTTGCTGACGCACTTCATTACTCTCATGAACAAGCGATCGTCCACAGGGACATCAAACCCGACAACGTTCTGATCGATCGCGGTGGCGAACCGCAACTTTTAGATTTCGGGCTCGCAAAAAACATTGAGGACGATGGCTCGCAAACGATCGACGGAACCGTGCTGGGAACGCCCGCCTACATGGCCCCGGAGCAAGCGCGTGGCGAGATCCAACAGATCGGCCCCCAAAGCGACCAGTACAGTCTTGGCGTGGTCATGTTTCGATTGTTGACGGGCAGGACACCTTTCACTGGATCGCCGATGGTCGTGCTCCAGCAGATCAACCAGGGCGTTACTCCTTCGCTTGGTTCGGGCCCCCTGTCGTTTCCAAGCGATCTGATCTCGATTTGTAATAAAGCAAGAGCGAAGAACCCCAAAGATCGGTATTCCAGCTGCGGCGAATTTGCATCCGACTGCCGCCGATTCTTAGCAGGCCTCCCTGTTGCCGCTCGACCTCTGGGCCCTCTCGCTCTGACAGTGCGGTGGGCCCGCAGCAACCGTCGTGAAGCGTGCCTCGCAGCAGCCTGTTTGATCGTTGGTCCCCTCTTATTAGCAATCAGTTTGATCGGATGGTCCACCGCTACTAAACACGCCGCGGCGGCAGCTCAGCTGGAAACGCAAACACGCGAGGAAACCCAAAGGATCCTGGACCTCGAACAGCGATTAGAACGCCGAGTGGAAGAAGCGGCGAGAGCGCGTGACGCGTCCGATGAAGCGAAGATTCGCGAGCAGCAAGCCCGACAAGATTTGGAACAAGAAACCGAGCGTTTGGCAGCGGCAATTAGAAAAGTCGAAGCGGCCAATAAAGAGAATCTAGAATCTCAGACAGCATTAAGCGACGAGCAACAAATCGTACAGGATCTTCAATCCAAAATCGTTACAGTCAAACAGCAGGTGAAAGACGCCGTAAATCATCCACCTCCCATGGTTCAACGAAAGAGCACTAAAGAAGCGAATGGCCCCGCAGATATCAAGCATCAAGTGACGGAACCCTTAAACACGAATCCCAACCGTATGCCACCATTCAACCCCGAAGCGATTTGGGTTCAGTGCTATTGGAAAGGGCAAGTTGTCAGCCTGCGTTTCGCGGGAATGGTTCGCTATCGAACTCAGCCAATAGGAACATACGTGTGGCGTGGAAAGGCCAAAGCAGATACCCCAGTCATTTCAGATATCAGCTATCGCAGTGATGGTAGCTCAGTGATCTGCTGGTCAAATCGTGGCACAACGGAAATGGGAATCGGAACTCACGATAATTCTCTTGGAGTTCAAACCGTTGTCCCGGTTCATCATGAGCCACAGGCGAAACTAGCCAATGTCAAATCGGGGGCATTTTCTAGTAAATCCATCAGCGGTGTCGCCGTTTCCGAGAACCATACGTACTTTAGTTTCGGATCAGGAAAGCCTAATGCGATCATTCGTTATGACGCTGTACAGAAGGAATTCTTCCTACTACGCAGAATAGAACGAAACTGCGAAATTGACATCTACGGCCACGACCCCGATGGGCTCTACTCCATTTACTCAAACCACATCGAACGCTTTCAGATTAGCAGAACGTACACCAATATCGCGCCCCCCTCCCAGACATTCAAAATTGCGGTCCAAGAATACAAAATCCTATCCGCCGAATTAATTGAATCAGAGAAATTGATCCTTACAGTCTATGACTCAGCCTATGGCTCGGAACGAATGACACTATTGCTAGATTTGAAGGAAAAAAAATTCAAACGTTTTAAACTGCCATTACACGGAATTGCTCAGACACCAACGGGAAACCTGGTTGCTGACAATGGTCAGTCATTGCTCACATTGTTTGACTAA
- a CDS encoding RNA polymerase sigma factor: MFLENTESTMMSVLFGVASVHKESRRDSLERFCLTYTNPLVRFLVVTKKVSSEDADEIVQEFWLVKLLEPPPEQNLISKYLAAKDANSELSFRRYLSKSLSFYFINRYRSADARHARNNIAIEALEGWEPEQLAAEQFEFDTEWANHLLNRVLKDVRSECVANGHRAKWDVFVELVLVPGMRQVPAPSYAELAEKLGIQSPKAVGNAWITVKRMILRHFQAAVLDYLPSSSAEQSVIDAEHETQQVLVSLAARGGLRILLEEETERSSSLSQTASFALGGPVTADMFRDPSDLEAAWQSVLVTKVGDLTSDLKLADTDARFGEWLSTMCPPLDVLDSVRRLAKKQGKQSALPFSEQDCFPREIWALIYLLVLAIAQTKHGRYLSNTKPESLKRRMVPFRDADWIDDESRRILSCFIDTHNL, translated from the coding sequence ATGTTTTTAGAAAATACAGAATCGACGATGATGTCGGTGTTGTTCGGCGTCGCCAGTGTTCATAAAGAAAGCCGCCGGGATAGCTTGGAACGATTTTGCCTGACTTACACCAATCCGCTGGTCCGTTTTTTAGTCGTTACAAAGAAAGTTTCGAGCGAGGATGCGGACGAGATCGTGCAAGAATTTTGGCTGGTTAAACTCCTTGAACCACCGCCTGAACAGAATTTGATTTCGAAATATCTGGCAGCAAAAGACGCAAATTCCGAGTTGAGTTTTCGTCGTTATCTTTCAAAATCGCTTAGTTTCTATTTCATAAACCGATACCGGTCCGCGGACGCTCGGCATGCGAGGAACAATATTGCAATCGAAGCCTTGGAAGGTTGGGAGCCCGAGCAACTTGCCGCGGAACAATTCGAATTCGATACGGAATGGGCCAACCATCTGCTCAATCGAGTTTTGAAGGATGTTCGCTCTGAATGTGTCGCCAATGGCCATCGTGCGAAGTGGGATGTGTTCGTCGAGCTTGTCCTAGTGCCCGGAATGCGGCAGGTTCCTGCTCCTTCTTATGCAGAGCTTGCAGAGAAGCTTGGGATTCAAAGTCCCAAAGCGGTCGGAAATGCGTGGATCACAGTCAAGCGAATGATTTTGAGGCATTTCCAGGCAGCCGTTCTAGATTACCTACCGTCCAGTTCCGCCGAGCAAAGTGTCATTGATGCGGAACATGAGACGCAGCAGGTTCTTGTTAGCTTGGCCGCGCGTGGAGGACTTCGGATCCTGTTGGAGGAAGAGACCGAAAGGTCTAGCTCCCTCTCTCAAACCGCTTCGTTTGCGTTGGGGGGGCCGGTAACCGCTGACATGTTCCGCGATCCTTCGGATTTAGAAGCCGCTTGGCAAAGCGTTTTAGTTACAAAGGTTGGCGACCTGACATCCGATTTAAAGCTTGCTGACACGGATGCTCGATTTGGTGAGTGGCTAAGTACCATGTGTCCGCCCTTGGATGTTCTGGACAGCGTTCGGCGACTTGCAAAGAAACAGGGTAAGCAATCAGCATTGCCATTTTCCGAACAGGATTGTTTCCCGCGCGAAATATGGGCGTTGATCTATCTGCTTGTTCTGGCAATTGCTCAAACGAAGCACGGACGTTATCTGTCAAATACGAAGCCAGAATCGTTAAAACGCCGTATGGTGCCGTTTCGTGACGCCGATTGGATTGATGATGAATCGCGACGAATACTCTCGTGCTTCATCGATACGCATAATCTTTAG
- a CDS encoding pectate lyase family protein: protein MFGSFQAAMGQSVPVKRLPAFPGAEGFGAETRGGRGGAVIEVTNLDDRGPGSFREACDAANPRTIVFRTGGTITVESTIRIRNPYLTIAGQTAPGGGILLKADPRFDGPVLNVGTHDVVVRGLRIRRGPTAKKGCCGDGLSITNGRTPPHHVVIDHCSISWATDENVESWYAANDLTIQWCIISEALHNSSHEKGPHSKGTIIGSDVRRVSYHHNLLAHNVARNPLVSNHDGPNHVVNNLVYNWMYFGAEFSNAMQKPPRVNLIGNTYMPGPDTRTERYEVSLSNYPNEPMFYVRDNVGHHRPNGNGNEWSLIGDGSSGLGKDWMRVAADNQIQRDQPWPDSPIPITVHPSSTAADLVLDHAGATIPQRDAVDERVVSDVKNKTGKCIDDPADVGGWPSIRVGAPVEDSDHDGMPDAWEIEQGLDPSDATDRNGLNLSKVGYSNLEVYLNGLFE from the coding sequence GTGTTTGGTTCGTTTCAGGCCGCCATGGGGCAGTCGGTCCCTGTGAAAAGGCTTCCTGCTTTCCCCGGAGCCGAAGGGTTTGGGGCGGAGACTCGCGGTGGGCGGGGAGGGGCTGTGATCGAAGTGACCAATTTGGATGATCGTGGTCCTGGTAGTTTTCGTGAGGCCTGCGACGCGGCAAATCCTCGCACGATTGTCTTTCGAACCGGAGGAACGATTACCGTTGAATCAACCATTCGCATTCGAAATCCCTACCTCACCATCGCGGGGCAAACCGCTCCGGGGGGCGGCATTCTGTTGAAAGCCGATCCACGGTTCGACGGGCCCGTGCTGAATGTCGGGACTCATGACGTGGTGGTACGCGGGCTGCGTATCCGACGTGGCCCCACGGCGAAGAAAGGTTGTTGCGGCGACGGTTTGAGCATTACAAATGGACGGACGCCGCCGCATCATGTGGTGATCGACCATTGCTCGATTAGCTGGGCGACGGATGAAAATGTTGAATCGTGGTACGCCGCGAATGATTTAACCATTCAGTGGTGCATTATTTCCGAAGCCCTGCACAATAGCAGCCACGAAAAAGGACCGCACAGCAAGGGTACGATTATTGGATCCGATGTTCGCCGCGTTTCCTATCACCACAACCTGCTTGCCCATAACGTGGCGAGAAATCCCCTGGTTTCGAATCATGACGGCCCCAATCATGTTGTGAATAATTTAGTTTACAACTGGATGTATTTTGGAGCGGAATTCAGTAACGCCATGCAGAAACCGCCTCGAGTCAATTTGATCGGGAATACCTACATGCCGGGCCCTGATACGCGAACCGAGCGGTATGAAGTTTCCCTGTCGAACTATCCAAACGAACCGATGTTCTACGTTCGTGACAATGTGGGGCACCATCGCCCGAATGGGAATGGCAACGAATGGTCGTTGATCGGAGACGGGTCGTCGGGGCTTGGAAAAGACTGGATGCGCGTCGCTGCGGATAACCAGATTCAACGCGATCAACCGTGGCCGGATTCCCCGATCCCGATCACGGTCCATCCCTCCTCCACGGCGGCTGATCTTGTATTGGATCATGCGGGGGCAACGATACCGCAGCGCGATGCCGTGGATGAACGCGTTGTTTCCGATGTTAAGAACAAGACGGGCAAATGCATTGACGATCCTGCTGACGTAGGTGGTTGGCCTTCGATTCGTGTAGGGGCCCCGGTCGAAGATTCCGACCACGATGGGATGCCGGATGCCTGGGAAATCGAACAGGGATTGGACCCTTCCGATGCAACCGATCGAAACGGATTGAATCTTAGCAAGGTCGGGTACAGTAATCTTGAAGTCTACTTAAATGGTCTGTTCGAATAA
- a CDS encoding L-serine ammonia-lyase has protein sequence MDSELPYYGVFDLFKIGIGPSSSHSVGPMRAAEMFLAELTDQRLLNSIQRIRVDLYGSLALTGIGHGTDVAVLMGLQGEVPDQIDPDLVPEKLRQIRSGHQICLAGTHSIGFHEKTDLVFHRKTFLDAHPNGMRFQAFPDRDSESVVHETTYFSIGGGFVIRGPAVSEKSSGEDGGPDAGEQAAENHRGQAPVVVAVPFPFSSAREVLELTEKHQLSISQLAWANENALRAESETREGIQRIWRTMQECVERGCRTEGVLPGGLNVQRRAPALHRSLRDNAPSIAGDPMSVLDWVDLYALAVNEENAAGGRVVTAPTNGAAGIIPSVLHYLDRFCHAVTPQTIENFLLTASVIGSLYKRNASISGAEVGCQGEVGVACSMAAGALTEALGGTPGQVEEAAEIGMEHNLGLTCDPIKGLVQIPCIERNAMGAVKAINASRLALRGDGKHFVSLDRVIRVMKRTGEDMSSRYKETSRGGLAVNITEC, from the coding sequence GTGGACTCTGAACTTCCCTACTATGGCGTTTTTGACCTGTTCAAAATTGGTATCGGACCTTCCAGTTCTCACTCGGTGGGACCGATGCGCGCGGCCGAAATGTTTCTGGCCGAATTGACGGATCAAAGGTTGCTGAATTCGATCCAACGGATTCGTGTCGATTTGTATGGATCGCTAGCGTTGACTGGAATCGGGCATGGGACCGACGTTGCCGTGTTGATGGGACTGCAGGGAGAGGTGCCCGATCAAATCGACCCTGATTTGGTCCCCGAGAAACTGCGGCAGATCCGTTCCGGTCACCAAATCTGTTTGGCTGGCACGCATTCGATTGGGTTTCATGAGAAAACGGATCTGGTGTTTCATCGCAAAACGTTTTTAGATGCGCATCCCAACGGGATGCGGTTTCAAGCGTTTCCTGATCGGGATTCTGAAAGCGTCGTTCATGAAACAACCTACTTTTCGATTGGGGGTGGGTTTGTCATACGTGGTCCAGCGGTATCCGAAAAGAGTTCTGGCGAGGACGGGGGGCCGGATGCAGGCGAACAAGCGGCGGAGAACCATCGCGGGCAGGCACCTGTGGTTGTTGCGGTACCGTTCCCGTTTTCATCCGCACGTGAGGTATTGGAGCTAACCGAAAAGCACCAGCTGTCGATCAGCCAGCTTGCCTGGGCGAATGAGAATGCGCTGCGGGCAGAGTCGGAAACGCGGGAAGGGATTCAACGTATCTGGCGGACGATGCAGGAATGCGTCGAACGTGGTTGTCGTACCGAAGGGGTTTTGCCCGGCGGATTGAATGTCCAACGCCGGGCCCCGGCCCTGCACCGGTCTCTCCGTGACAACGCTCCGTCGATTGCTGGCGATCCAATGTCGGTGCTCGACTGGGTCGATCTGTATGCGCTCGCCGTGAATGAAGAAAACGCGGCAGGAGGGCGAGTCGTGACCGCTCCGACCAACGGGGCGGCTGGAATCATTCCATCGGTCCTGCACTATTTGGATCGTTTTTGTCATGCGGTCACTCCGCAGACGATCGAGAATTTTTTGCTAACCGCCTCCGTTATTGGATCGCTGTATAAACGAAATGCTTCCATTTCTGGAGCCGAAGTGGGGTGTCAGGGGGAGGTGGGAGTCGCATGTTCCATGGCGGCCGGAGCTCTCACCGAAGCCCTCGGAGGGACGCCCGGTCAGGTCGAAGAGGCGGCCGAGATTGGGATGGAACATAATCTGGGATTGACCTGCGATCCGATCAAAGGGCTGGTGCAGATCCCCTGTATTGAACGCAACGCAATGGGGGCCGTCAAAGCAATCAATGCAAGTCGATTGGCGCTGCGTGGGGACGGAAAGCACTTTGTTTCGCTCGATCGCGTGATCCGCGTCATGAAACGGACCGGCGAGGACATGTCGTCTCGCTACAAAGAAACCTCACGAGGCGGATTAGCCGTCAACATCACCGAATGCTAG
- a CDS encoding DUF6800 family protein translates to MAGTERRRELRRRRKRVVQTKKLLARAANGTMEKSTVIRKLRRMTTGADAIIEREKLNA, encoded by the coding sequence ATGGCTGGAACCGAACGCCGTCGTGAACTTCGTCGTCGCCGTAAGCGCGTTGTCCAAACTAAAAAACTTTTGGCGCGAGCCGCAAACGGGACAATGGAAAAAAGCACCGTGATTCGGAAGCTTCGCCGCATGACGACCGGAGCGGATGCGATCATCGAACGCGAAAAACTGAACGCATAA
- the topA gene encoding type I DNA topoisomerase, protein MVKSTGKSLVIVESPAKARTISKFLGKNYQVEASIGHVRDLPGGKKEIPEKYKSEEWAYLGVNVNDGFEPVYIVPDDKKKQVKKLKDALKDCDQLYLATDEDREGEAISWHLQELLKPKVPVHRLVFHEITKEAIESALASPREIDSGLVNAQETRRILDRLYGYDVSQLLWRKIGRGLSAGRVQSVAVRLIVERERERMAFHSASYWDLEAVFETGKPQSFPATLVSVGGRKIPTGKDFDADTGKLKNPELLQMDQAAAEALATRLNEVSFSVSRVDFKPFTERPKAPFTTSTMQQEANRKLGLTARNAMRAAQKLYENGFITYMRTDSTTLSKEAINAARTLVTSEYGENFLHPEVRTYASKVKNAQEAHEAIRPAGTTFRKPESLRDELNRDEFRLYDLIWKRTVACQMADAKKRRTTIVIEGGDARFQASGTSIEFEGFLRAYVEGSDDPEAELADKETLLPAVNENDPLKALDLNPKDHTTKPPSRFSEAALTRILEEKGIGRPSTYASIIETIQARDYVYKKGGALVPSWTAFSVVRMLETHFFALVDYEFTAQMEDFLDAISRHEAERLKYLDAFYFGGNESEIGLKPRLAAKVDEIDPRETAMFSMGTPQEGEHREEVFVRVGKFGPFLEQGERRGSIPDGLPPDELTLTLALELLESSSRDDEPLGTHEETGKPIYLKNGRFGPYVQLGENDDDEKKNKSIPKMIQVDDVTLELAHQLLALPRDLGPYEELDATIEANDGRYGPYIRCGKETRSLPEGVSPMAVTREQAIELLKQPKTRGRAAAKEPLKVFDAPSPVTEKPIRVLEGRYGPYVNDGETNASLRKGMVPEELTLNEALDLLAERAAAAPKKKKKKKAAKKKAAKKKTAKKTAKKKTAKKKAAKKKTAAAKGVKKRP, encoded by the coding sequence ATGGTAAAATCGACTGGCAAATCGTTGGTGATCGTCGAATCCCCCGCCAAGGCACGGACGATCTCCAAATTTCTTGGCAAAAATTACCAGGTGGAAGCAAGTATCGGGCATGTTCGCGATCTTCCCGGTGGAAAGAAAGAAATCCCCGAGAAATATAAATCGGAGGAGTGGGCGTACCTGGGAGTCAACGTCAACGACGGTTTTGAACCGGTCTACATCGTTCCCGACGATAAAAAGAAGCAGGTCAAAAAGCTCAAAGACGCCCTCAAAGATTGCGACCAACTCTATCTCGCGACGGACGAGGACCGCGAAGGAGAAGCGATCAGTTGGCATCTGCAGGAACTGCTCAAGCCAAAGGTCCCTGTTCACCGCCTGGTATTTCACGAAATCACAAAAGAAGCGATTGAATCCGCACTCGCTTCGCCTCGAGAAATCGATTCCGGTCTGGTCAACGCTCAGGAAACTCGGCGGATCTTGGATCGCCTGTACGGATACGACGTTTCGCAGCTGCTGTGGCGGAAAATCGGTCGAGGGCTTTCGGCTGGACGTGTCCAGAGCGTCGCGGTTCGCCTGATCGTGGAACGCGAACGCGAACGAATGGCTTTCCATTCCGCATCTTACTGGGACCTAGAAGCGGTCTTCGAAACGGGCAAACCGCAAAGCTTCCCAGCGACGCTGGTTTCCGTGGGCGGACGAAAGATCCCGACCGGGAAAGACTTTGATGCCGACACCGGGAAACTAAAAAATCCGGAACTCCTGCAAATGGACCAGGCAGCGGCGGAGGCACTGGCGACACGCCTGAACGAAGTCTCCTTCAGCGTCAGCCGAGTCGATTTCAAACCGTTCACCGAACGGCCCAAGGCTCCTTTCACCACCAGCACGATGCAGCAAGAGGCCAACCGCAAACTTGGGCTGACCGCCCGGAATGCGATGCGAGCCGCTCAGAAGTTGTATGAAAACGGTTTCATCACTTACATGCGTACCGACAGTACGACGCTCTCCAAAGAAGCGATCAACGCGGCGCGAACTTTGGTGACAAGCGAATACGGCGAAAACTTCCTGCACCCCGAAGTCCGAACCTACGCAAGTAAAGTCAAAAACGCGCAGGAGGCTCACGAAGCGATTCGCCCCGCAGGAACGACGTTCCGCAAACCGGAATCGCTCCGCGACGAATTGAATCGCGACGAATTCCGCTTGTACGATTTGATCTGGAAACGAACCGTTGCCTGTCAGATGGCCGACGCCAAGAAACGGCGTACCACCATCGTCATCGAAGGGGGCGACGCTCGCTTTCAAGCCTCGGGGACAAGCATCGAATTTGAAGGTTTCTTACGAGCCTACGTCGAGGGAAGTGATGATCCCGAAGCGGAACTGGCCGACAAAGAAACGCTCCTTCCAGCGGTCAACGAAAACGATCCGCTGAAGGCCCTGGACCTGAATCCCAAAGATCACACCACAAAGCCGCCCTCCCGATTTAGCGAAGCCGCTTTGACTCGGATTTTAGAAGAAAAAGGGATCGGCCGCCCGAGTACTTACGCTTCGATTATCGAAACCATTCAGGCGAGAGATTACGTCTACAAAAAAGGCGGAGCGCTCGTTCCTAGCTGGACGGCGTTTAGCGTCGTCCGCATGCTGGAAACGCATTTCTTCGCTCTGGTCGATTACGAATTCACCGCTCAGATGGAAGACTTCTTAGACGCGATCAGCCGCCACGAAGCCGAACGCCTGAAGTACTTGGATGCGTTCTACTTTGGCGGGAACGAATCCGAGATCGGTCTGAAGCCCCGCTTGGCCGCCAAGGTCGACGAAATCGATCCCCGCGAAACCGCTATGTTCTCGATGGGAACGCCCCAAGAAGGCGAACACCGCGAAGAGGTCTTCGTGCGAGTCGGCAAATTTGGTCCGTTCCTCGAGCAAGGCGAACGCCGCGGCAGTATCCCCGATGGACTACCCCCGGACGAACTGACGCTAACGCTTGCTCTGGAGCTGCTTGAATCCTCCTCCCGTGATGACGAACCGCTGGGGACTCATGAGGAAACCGGCAAACCGATCTATCTGAAGAACGGCCGATTTGGGCCGTATGTGCAACTGGGCGAAAACGACGACGACGAAAAGAAAAACAAGTCGATCCCCAAGATGATCCAGGTGGACGATGTGACGCTGGAACTGGCACATCAGTTACTCGCGTTGCCCCGCGACCTAGGGCCGTACGAAGAATTGGACGCAACGATCGAAGCCAACGATGGACGTTACGGGCCCTACATCCGCTGCGGCAAGGAAACGCGATCGCTGCCCGAAGGGGTTTCGCCGATGGCAGTCACCCGCGAACAAGCGATCGAACTGCTCAAACAACCGAAGACTCGCGGACGAGCTGCCGCGAAAGAGCCTTTGAAGGTGTTCGATGCCCCATCGCCAGTCACCGAGAAACCGATTCGAGTCTTGGAAGGGCGATATGGGCCCTACGTCAACGACGGTGAAACCAACGCATCGCTTCGCAAGGGAATGGTCCCCGAGGAACTAACGCTGAACGAAGCCTTGGACCTGTTGGCAGAACGAGCCGCCGCGGCTCCTAAGAAAAAGAAAAAGAAAAAAGCGGCGAAGAAAAAAGCGGCCAAGAAAAAGACAGCAAAGAAGACCGCCAAGAAGAAAACGGCTAAGAAAAAGGCCGCTAAAAAGAAGACGGCAGCCGCCAAAGGGGTCAAGAAGCGGCCCTAG
- a CDS encoding class I SAM-dependent methyltransferase has product MSATTFLKTFFSHPGQVGAIAPSSRYLAREMVNWIDWQNAKGVIEYGPGTGVFTSAILDSLQPNASFFAIERSPELANIVRKRCPQATVYEDTVENVVQLCEREGLQSVDAILCGLPWASFPEPLQEACLDAMMKVLKPGGQFVSFAYWQGLLLPAAHRFRRKLDNYFSDVHQSRTVWANLPPAFVYRCTH; this is encoded by the coding sequence TTGAGTGCAACAACCTTTCTAAAGACTTTTTTCTCGCATCCCGGCCAAGTTGGTGCGATTGCTCCGTCCTCGCGGTATCTAGCCCGCGAGATGGTCAATTGGATTGATTGGCAAAATGCGAAAGGGGTCATCGAATACGGTCCGGGGACCGGAGTCTTTACTTCGGCAATTCTCGATTCATTGCAACCAAACGCCTCGTTTTTTGCGATCGAACGCTCTCCTGAACTTGCGAACATTGTTCGCAAGCGCTGTCCGCAGGCAACCGTCTATGAAGATACGGTTGAAAATGTCGTTCAGCTGTGTGAGCGTGAAGGGCTGCAAAGCGTTGACGCAATTCTTTGTGGTTTGCCTTGGGCTTCTTTCCCGGAACCACTGCAAGAGGCTTGCCTTGATGCGATGATGAAAGTACTGAAACCGGGAGGCCAATTTGTCAGTTTCGCGTATTGGCAAGGTTTGTTGCTGCCAGCGGCTCATCGATTTCGGCGTAAACTAGATAATTATTTTAGTGACGTGCATCAAAGCCGAACCGTGTGGGCGAATTTGCCTCCTGCGTTTGTCTATCGTTGCACCCACTAA
- a CDS encoding polyprenyl synthetase family protein → MPPTDSRKDAIDDLLSIIGDALETALPEQDGCPQQLREAMRYSLLSPGKRLRPALVLMAAEACGGDVQQVVPAAIAVEMIHAYSLIHDDLPAMDNDALRRGRPTCHIQFGEATAILAGDALLTNAFEVLATRFEPASERATAVAMLATAAGRSALVGGQMDDLAAETDGDHTLERLQAIHRRKTGALFNVSLQLGALSAGASDAQRKALQDYGDALGLAFQVIDDILDHGGHSAELGKETGRDAARGKLTYPALMGEESAREHAIRLINVADDAIGLFDSAGWRLNWLTSFVLQRI, encoded by the coding sequence ATGCCTCCTACCGATAGTCGCAAAGATGCCATCGACGACCTTCTGTCGATCATTGGTGACGCCTTAGAGACGGCGCTTCCTGAACAGGATGGTTGCCCCCAGCAGTTGCGGGAGGCGATGCGGTATTCGTTGCTCTCTCCTGGCAAGCGGCTGCGTCCCGCGCTCGTGCTGATGGCAGCGGAGGCTTGTGGCGGAGACGTTCAGCAGGTGGTTCCCGCAGCGATTGCGGTGGAAATGATCCATGCCTATTCGCTGATCCATGACGATTTGCCTGCGATGGATAACGATGCCCTGCGTCGCGGGCGCCCGACCTGCCATATCCAGTTCGGCGAAGCGACGGCAATTTTGGCGGGGGACGCGCTGCTCACCAACGCTTTTGAAGTCCTCGCGACACGGTTTGAACCAGCGTCTGAGCGAGCAACCGCGGTCGCGATGTTGGCGACCGCTGCCGGCCGGTCCGCGCTTGTTGGCGGGCAGATGGACGATCTGGCTGCGGAGACAGATGGGGACCACACTCTCGAACGTCTGCAGGCGATCCACCGGCGAAAAACCGGCGCCTTGTTCAATGTCTCGCTGCAGTTGGGCGCGCTCTCTGCGGGGGCGTCAGACGCTCAGCGAAAGGCGTTGCAGGACTATGGCGACGCACTTGGGCTCGCTTTTCAGGTCATCGACGATATTCTTGACCACGGTGGTCACTCGGCCGAGCTAGGAAAAGAGACCGGACGCGACGCCGCCCGAGGAAAATTAACTTATCCCGCCCTGATGGGGGAAGAATCTGCCCGAGAACACGCAATTCGTCTGATTAATGTTGCAGACGATGCGATTGGGTTATTTGATTCAGCTGGTTGGCGGTTAAACTGGTTGACCAGCTTCGTACTCCAAAGGATTTGA